A genomic segment from Zerene cesonia ecotype Mississippi chromosome 5, Zerene_cesonia_1.1, whole genome shotgun sequence encodes:
- the LOC119839865 gene encoding uncharacterized protein LOC119839865 isoform X1: MHLLIIMAILGAASALPSYIAVPADQIAFVDLTALRARRVPRQTLEPPALPQALYNDDYQPIPLEQYNQPTVALAPPPLPEAPARIQAQDNSPAALGAISQYAERPSDFGEYVDFGAHTGDNGAFGWYADYPISNGQKN; the protein is encoded by the exons ATG CATCTACTAATCATAATGGCAATATTGGGGGCGGCATCAGCCCTGCCCTCATACATCGCAGTACCAGCAGATCAAATAGCATTCGTGGACCTAACAGCGCTGCGAGCGAGGCGGGTCCCAAGACAGACCCTGGAGCCTCCAGCTCTTCCACAGGCTCTATACAATGATGACTATCAACCAATACCATTGGAACAATACAATCAGCCGA CCGTAGCACTGGCCCCGCCACCTTTACCAGAAGCACCTGCAAGGATTCAAGCACAAGATAACAGTCCAGCCGCCCTCGGCGCTATATCTCAATACGCAGAGAGACCCTCAGACTTCGGGGAATACGTAGACTTTGGGGCCCATACAGGAGATAACGGCGCGTTTGGGTGGTATGCCGACTATCCAATCAGCAACGGACAAAAGAATTAG
- the LOC119839865 gene encoding uncharacterized protein LOC119839865 isoform X2, with amino-acid sequence MAILGAASALPSYIAVPADQIAFVDLTALRARRVPRQTLEPPALPQALYNDDYQPIPLEQYNQPTVALAPPPLPEAPARIQAQDNSPAALGAISQYAERPSDFGEYVDFGAHTGDNGAFGWYADYPISNGQKN; translated from the exons ATGGCAATATTGGGGGCGGCATCAGCCCTGCCCTCATACATCGCAGTACCAGCAGATCAAATAGCATTCGTGGACCTAACAGCGCTGCGAGCGAGGCGGGTCCCAAGACAGACCCTGGAGCCTCCAGCTCTTCCACAGGCTCTATACAATGATGACTATCAACCAATACCATTGGAACAATACAATCAGCCGA CCGTAGCACTGGCCCCGCCACCTTTACCAGAAGCACCTGCAAGGATTCAAGCACAAGATAACAGTCCAGCCGCCCTCGGCGCTATATCTCAATACGCAGAGAGACCCTCAGACTTCGGGGAATACGTAGACTTTGGGGCCCATACAGGAGATAACGGCGCGTTTGGGTGGTATGCCGACTATCCAATCAGCAACGGACAAAAGAATTAG